A genome region from Macaca nemestrina isolate mMacNem1 chromosome 20, mMacNem.hap1, whole genome shotgun sequence includes the following:
- the LOC105484583 gene encoding protein GPR108 isoform X2 encodes MIREKNPDGFLSAAEMPLFKLYLVMSACFLAAGVFWVSVLCRNMYSVFKIHWLMAALAFTKSISLLFHSINYYFINSQGHPIEGLAVMHYITRLLKGALLFITIALIGSGWAFIKCVLSDKEKKVFGIVISMQVLANVAYIVIESREEGASDYVLWKEILFLVDLICCGAILFPVVWSIRHLQDASGTDGKVAVNLAKLKLFRHYYVMVICYVYFTRIIAILLQVAVPFQWQWLYQLLVEGSTLAFFVLTGYKFQPTGDNPYLQLPQEDEEDVQMEQVMTDSGFREGLSKVNKTASGRELL; translated from the exons ATGATCCGGGAGAAGAACCCCGATGGCTTCCTGTCGGCGGCGGAGATGCCCCTTTTCAAGCTGTACCTGGTCATGTCCGCCTGCTTCCTGGCCGCCGGCGTCTTCTGGGTGTCCGTCCTCTGCAGGAACAT GTATAGCGTCTTCAAGATCCACTGGCTCATGGCGGCCTTGGCCTTCACCAAGAGCATCTCTCTCCTCTTCCACAGC ATCAACTACTACTTCATCAACAGCCAGGGCCACCCCATCGAAGGCCTTGCCGTCATGCACTACATCACCCGCCT GCTGAAGGGTGCTCTTCTCTTCATCACCATCGCCCTGATCGGCTCAGGCTGGGCCTTCATCAAGTGCGTCCTGTCGGATAAGGAGAAGAAAGTCTTTGGGATCGTGATCTCCATGCAG GTCCTGGCCAACGTGGCCTACATCGTCATCGAGTCCCGCGAGGAGGGCGCCAGCGACTACGTGCTGTGGAAGGAGATTTTGTTCCTGGTGGATCTCATCTGCTGCGGCGCCATCCTGTTCCCCGTAGTCTG GTCCATCCGGCATCTCCAGGATGCGTCTGGCACAGACGGGAAGG TGGCGGTGAACCTGGCCAAGCTGAAGCTGTTCCGGCATTACTATGTCATG GTCATCTGCTATGTCTACTTCACCCGCATCATCGCCATCCTGCTGCAGGTGGCTGTCCCCTTTCAGTGGCAGTGGCTATACCAG CTCTTGGTGGAAGGCTCCACCCTGGCCTTCTTCGTGCTCACGGGCTACAAGTTCCAGCCCACAGGGGACAACCCGTACCTGCAGCTGCCCCAGGAGGACGAGGAGGATGTTCAGATGGAGCAAGT AATGACCGACTCTGGGTTCCGGGAAGGCCTCTCCAAAGTCAACAAAACAGCCAGCGGGCGGGAACTGTTATGA
- the LOC105484583 gene encoding protein GPR108 isoform X1, whose protein sequence is MAVSERRGLGRGRWGQRLLLLLLLGGCSGRIHRLALTGEKRADIQLNNFGFYTNGSLEVELSLLRLGLREAEEKSLLVGFSLSRVRSGRVHSYSTRDFQDCPLQKNSSSFLVLFLINTKDLQVQVRKYGEQKKLFIFPGLLPEAPSEPGLPKPQATVPRKVDGGGTAAASKPKSTPAVPQGPSGKDKELVLGLSHLNNSYNFSFHVVVGSQAEEGQYSLNFHNCNNSVPGKEHPFDITVMIREKNPDGFLSAAEMPLFKLYLVMSACFLAAGVFWVSVLCRNMYSVFKIHWLMAALAFTKSISLLFHSINYYFINSQGHPIEGLAVMHYITRLLKGALLFITIALIGSGWAFIKCVLSDKEKKVFGIVISMQVLANVAYIVIESREEGASDYVLWKEILFLVDLICCGAILFPVVWSIRHLQDASGTDGKVAVNLAKLKLFRHYYVMVICYVYFTRIIAILLQVAVPFQWQWLYQLLVEGSTLAFFVLTGYKFQPTGDNPYLQLPQEDEEDVQMEQVMTDSGFREGLSKVNKTASGRELL, encoded by the exons atggcagtgagcgaGAGGAGGGGGCTCGGCCGCGGGAGGTGGGGGCAGCGGCTACTTCTGCTGTTGCTGTTGGGCGGCTGCTCCGGGCGCATCCACCGGCTGGCGCTGACG GGGGAGAAGCGAGCAGACATCCAGCTGAACAACTTCGGTTTCTACACCAACGGCTCCCTGGAGGTGGAGTTGAGCCTCCTGCGGCTGGGCCTCCGGGAGGCAGAAGAGAAGTCCCTGCTG GTGGGGTTCAGTCTCAGCCGGGTTCGATCTGGCAGAGTTCACTCCTATTCA ACCCGGGATTTCCAGGACTGCCCTCTCCAGAAAAACAGTAGCAGCTTCCTGGTCCTGTTCCTCATCAACACCAAGGATCTGCA GGTCCAGGTGCGGAAGTATGGAGAGCAGAAGAAGTTGTTTATCTTTCCTGGGCTCCTCCCCGAAGCGCCCTCCGAACCAGGGCTCCCAAAGCCACAGGCCACAGTCCCCCGCAAGGTGGATGGCG GAGGGACCGCTGCAGCCAGCAAGCCCAAGTCCACACCCGCAGTGCCTCAG GGTCCTAGCGGGAAGGACAAGGAGCTGGTGttaggcctgagccacctcaaCAACTCCTATAACTTCAGT TTCCACGTGGTGGTCGGCTCTCAGGCGGAAGAAGGCCAGTACAGCCTGAACTTCCACAACTGCAACAATTCAGTGCCGGGAAAGGAGCATCCATTCGACATCACG GTGATGATCCGGGAGAAGAACCCCGATGGCTTCCTGTCGGCGGCGGAGATGCCCCTTTTCAAGCTGTACCTGGTCATGTCCGCCTGCTTCCTGGCCGCCGGCGTCTTCTGGGTGTCCGTCCTCTGCAGGAACAT GTATAGCGTCTTCAAGATCCACTGGCTCATGGCGGCCTTGGCCTTCACCAAGAGCATCTCTCTCCTCTTCCACAGC ATCAACTACTACTTCATCAACAGCCAGGGCCACCCCATCGAAGGCCTTGCCGTCATGCACTACATCACCCGCCT GCTGAAGGGTGCTCTTCTCTTCATCACCATCGCCCTGATCGGCTCAGGCTGGGCCTTCATCAAGTGCGTCCTGTCGGATAAGGAGAAGAAAGTCTTTGGGATCGTGATCTCCATGCAG GTCCTGGCCAACGTGGCCTACATCGTCATCGAGTCCCGCGAGGAGGGCGCCAGCGACTACGTGCTGTGGAAGGAGATTTTGTTCCTGGTGGATCTCATCTGCTGCGGCGCCATCCTGTTCCCCGTAGTCTG GTCCATCCGGCATCTCCAGGATGCGTCTGGCACAGACGGGAAGG TGGCGGTGAACCTGGCCAAGCTGAAGCTGTTCCGGCATTACTATGTCATG GTCATCTGCTATGTCTACTTCACCCGCATCATCGCCATCCTGCTGCAGGTGGCTGTCCCCTTTCAGTGGCAGTGGCTATACCAG CTCTTGGTGGAAGGCTCCACCCTGGCCTTCTTCGTGCTCACGGGCTACAAGTTCCAGCCCACAGGGGACAACCCGTACCTGCAGCTGCCCCAGGAGGACGAGGAGGATGTTCAGATGGAGCAAGT AATGACCGACTCTGGGTTCCGGGAAGGCCTCTCCAAAGTCAACAAAACAGCCAGCGGGCGGGAACTGTTATGA